A single Lactuca sativa cultivar Salinas chromosome 8, Lsat_Salinas_v11, whole genome shotgun sequence DNA region contains:
- the LOC111877239 gene encoding tetraspanin-6, which produces MSRFSNTVIGLLNLFTLLASIPIIGGALWLARSSATCESFLQTPLLVIGFVVLIVSLTGFIGACFHLAWALWVYLVVMLLLIAALLAFTIFGFIVTGAGGGMNVSGRAYNEYHLEDYSPWLRKRVEDPKYWMTIRSCILGSKTCRDIVMWSPVDYLTKDMSPIQSGCCKPPSECNYGMTMMTQDLDCYKWSNDPSTLCYECDSCKAGVLENVRRDWRKLSVLNVIMTLLLIGIYCIGCCAFRNTRRSETDYPYGENQMSKIRPRWDFFWWRWWHDRRHQLY; this is translated from the exons ATGTCAAGGTTTAGTAACACTGTAATAGGTCTGTTGAACCTATTCACACTCTTAGCTTCAATACCGATAATAGGTGGCGCCTTATGGCTAGCAAGAAGCAGCGCCACCTGCGAAAGCTTCCTCCAAACACCACTTCTGGTCATCGGATTTGTAGTCTTGATTGTATCTTTGACCGGTTTCATAGGTGCATGCTTTCACCTGGCCTGGGCACTTTGGGTCTACCTGGTGGTGATGCTGCTCCTGATCGCAGCGTTGCTGGCCTTCACCATCTTTGGGTTCATCGTGACAGGAGCAGGCGGTGGAATGAATGTTTCCGGCAGGGCATACAACGAGTATCACTTGGAGGATTATTCGCCATGGCTTCGGAAAAGAGTTGAGGATCCAAAGTATTGGATGACAATCAGAAGTTGTATTTTGGGGTCAAAGACTTGTAGGGATATTGTCATGTGGTCTCCTGTTGATTATTTGACTAAGGATATGTCTCCTATTCAG TCGGGttgttgcaagccaccaagtgaaTGCAACTATGGGATGACGATGATGACACAGGACTTAGATTGCTACAAATGGAGCAATGATCCGAGCACATTATGCTACGAGTGTGATTCATGCAAAGCTGGGGTTTTAGAGAATGTGAGGAGAGATTGGCGCAAGCTCTCAGTTCTCAATGTCATCATGACATTACTTTTGATCGGTATATATTGCATCGGTTGTTGTGCATTTAGGAATACAAGGAGGTCGGAGACAGATTACCCATATGGTGAAAACCAAATGTCCAAGATCCGACCCAGATGGGATTTCTTTTG GTGGAGATGGTGGCATGACAGAAGACACCAGCTTTATTGA